The DNA segment ccgattctttttcctatgagtCCGTAGTAAAATCACGGATCTAACCATGTAAATTTCACATCACGGAAACCGAGATGCCAATGACTTGTCCCTAATTTCCTTGTTTCGTTTACCCAACCCATTAACAAAGGTTGCATTATACCACCCCCAAAGCTTAGGACTATTACCATGCTTCTACAATTATCGAGTATGAGCATTTGCTTCCCTCCCGAGGGTCGTTTGTGCTATAATCTTCATGCTTATTTTCACGACTTTAACCATGCTTTCCGAAATCATTCAACAAGTGAATGTTTCGAACTATTATCCCTCTATAAGGGCTCATGTTTTTGACATGTTTTACTTGTCTAATTCACTTTGTCACTTCTGTGACATAGTGAGTTTTTCCTTGTTTACAAATTTCGATATAACAACATGAAGCTTACCATAAATGAAATTTAGCGAGACTATAGATTACGTACCTTCAAAGCGCACCCTTTAAGCGTGTATCACccccggcttgtccacttgatgACCCGGATTCTTTACCTAAAGAGTTCCATTCGCAACCAAATTTAGAACTCTTTCATACTCATTAACGGACAATATATTACTgaaatcaaatctgcgttttgtCCGATTATTAACACTTTGATCTTCACTTAGGCGTTTCTACAAACACCTAGTGATCAGATTTCTACATAATCATTACTAGGTTCTTGACATGTTATTTACATCTAAATTCACTTCAATTTAACCAATTTACACTCTTTTATCATTCAAATTGCTGAATTTCATCATACAAATTCAGTTTTCCACTAGAATAGAaatcataatcctagtgtttgtCTAGTCTCTACAATTTCAtaaatcacctacaatggtgactATAAATTCTTCAAGTATCTTGCAATGATTTtcacaagaaatcatctagggatTAACCCTAGACATCATATTACTTCAGATTCATTCATGTATCACATATTTAGGCTCAATTTCAGTTTCTTCCATTTAACCTAGAATTCAAGATgaaaaaaaataccaaaattttacatacctcttgaTCTCTACgacgaggtgatcactaatttatgttcaagacttgattTAGAGTAGATTTGAGGCTTCAATTTAGAGATTTTATGTGAAAACTAGGGTTTGAAGAAACCTCTGGTCGCCCCTGCCTTCTGTTCGATCCAAGCACACACACCAGTGTGTGTTTGGGTGTAATTATTCACTATTTTAGTAATTAGGTTTCAAGTTTGGCAAGATTGGTCCCTAAACCTTATTTGATTTACAATCTAAGTGATTTAACTTTGTTATATGCCACCTCAAGTCTTgtatttaactaggttataaaTTCCTAGTTAATTGATTATATAATTTACAATTCTAATACaaggttttatattttcgggttgttacaagtccaccccccttaaagagggtttcgtcctcgaaaccgggttacgtaccaaataatgtggGGTAGAGTCGTTGCATCTCCTCCTCGgattcccatgtggtatccgAGCCCTTTCTATGTTCCCACTTGACTTTTACTTGGTTGATCTCCTTGTTTCTTAAGGTTTTCACCTTACGATCCAAAATCGCAATAGGCTTTACCACGTAGTTTAGTTTATCATCCACCTCAATGTCGTCGTAGTGGATATAAGTTGTCTCATCCGCTAGACATTTCCGAAGATGTGACACATGAAATGTGCTATGTATTCCGCTTAGCTCCTCCGGCAGTTCAAGGCGGTAAGCTACCTTTCCTACCCGTTCAACAATCGAAAACGGCCCGATGAATCTTGGGCTCAACTTTCCTCTCTTTCTGAACCGAATAACCCCCTTCCATGGGGATACTTTAAGCATGACTTTGTCTCCAACCCGGAACTCAATCGGTCTCCTCCTCTTATCTGCATACGATTTTTGTCTATCTTGTGCcactttcaagtgtgcccgaaccaCATCAATCTTTTCATTAGTGGCTCGAATTATATCTTGGCGGGCGAGTTCACGtggacccacttcaccccaacataccggggtcCGGCATTTCCTACCGTAGAGCATTTCAAACGGTGTCATTCCAATACTTgcatggtagctgttattatacgaaaactcgaCTAATGGTAGATAGGCGTCCCAATTGCCCCCAAAGTCGATTATACatcccgaagcatgtcttccaacgtttgtattgttctttcactttgtccatctgtctGTGGATGGTATGCAGTGCTGATGAACAATTTGGTCCCCATCTGCTCTTGGAAATCTCGCCAGAAGTTTGAAGTGAACCGGGCATCTCTATCAgacacgatggataccggtactccatggcgcgCTACGATCTCATTGGTGTAAACTTCATACATCTTTTCGGACGCATACGTTTCACGTATCGGAATAAAATGAGCACTCTTAGTTAATCGGTCAACAAATACACATATAGTATCAAATCTGCGGCTCGTCCTTGGTAGTTTGGTTAGTAGGTCCGTCGTAAtgtgttcccatttccaaaccgggatttctaatGGTTGAAGTTTGTCGTATGGTTTTTGgtgctccgccttgacttgtagacaTGTCAAGCATTTCTCCACGTATTTAGCaacatctcttttcattccgggccaccaatagttttgttttaggtcgttatacatcttggtcgctcctggatgaatggaataacgggacttgtgagcttcatcgagcAGAAGCTTTTTAACTCCACAGGTGTTAGGGACCCAAATTCTATTGAAGCGTGTTTTTAAACCATGATTACCTTCTTCGAGATCCTTAACTTGGCCAACAATCCTTTCCTTTCTCCAGTTTTCCGTCTTTACTGCTTCATTTTGTGCTCCTCGAATTTGTTCAAGTAAACCCGAGGTCACAATAAGCTGCAATGATTGCACTCGTATCGGAGCACAATCCGCCTTTCGGCTCAACGCATCCACCACCACATTAGCTTTTCCGGGGTGGTAGtgtatctcacagtcataatccttgaccgtttccaaccacctcctttgtctcatgtttaattccttctggtcgaagaaatatttcaaacttttatggtcggtaaagattttacattttactccatataagtaatgcctccagatttttaaagcaaataccactgccgccaactccaagtcgtgggccgggtatttcttttcatggatcttcaattgcctcgaggcataggcgattaccttgcctcgttgcatcaaaacacatccgAGCCCTGAATACGAcgcatccgaataaaccaccataTCGTCAACTCCTTCCGGTAATGTTAGCACCGGAGCTTGAGTTGACTTTTCTTTGAGCGTTTGGAAAGCCTCCTCCTGTTCGACACCCCATACGAACTTTTCCTCCTTACGAGTCAATTTAGTCAAAGGTaaagcaattttggagaaatcttgtatgaatctccAATAATATCCCgcgagccctaaaaagcttcggatttctgaAGGATTCCTTGGAGTGTTCCATTTCGACACAGCTTCTACTTTTGACGGATCCACTAATACTCCATCCGCACTAATGATATGCCCAAGAAACtgcacctctcgtagccagaaggTGCACTTTGTGAATTTTGCATAGAGCTTTTCTCGTCTgagtgtctctaacacttcttgcAAATGATGCACATGCTCAGCTTCATTCTTTGAATATActaaaatgtcatcgataaatacaattaccgacttatccagcatgggtctgcaaacccggttcatgaggtccatgaaagccgcgggtgcatttgtcaacccaaagggcattacaaggaactCATAACGCCCGTACCGCGTCCGGAAGGCTGTTTTTGGTACATCTTCTTCCCTGACTTtcagttggtgataaccagatctgagatcaatctttgagaaccaacttgctccttgtagttggtcaaacaagtcatcaattcttggaagtgggtatcgattcttcaccgtgagtttgtttaactttCGGTAATCGATAACATACGCAtactgccatccttctttttcacgaatagaactggtgcgccccacggggaTACACTTGGTCGGATGAACCATTTATCGAGTAATTCTTGGATTTgtgacatcaattcttgtagctcggacggagcgagtcgatacggtgccttggccacgggttttgcgcccggaatcaataCGATTCCGAACTCTACATCCCGTTCTGGTGGTATTCCCGGGAGTTCTTCCGGGAACACATCTTCATAATCACGTACCACCGGCACATCTCCAATTTTGAGGGGCTCTTTTTCTGATTCGCTTGCGTATACCATATAAGCCTTGCATCCGTGTTTCATAAGTTTATGGGCTTCTAGCATTGAGCATAGCACCGGGTTACTTCCTTTTTCACCGTATATCGTaacttgctttccgctaggagTCGTCAGTTtaatttcctttcggaaacaaaccaccttCGCATGGtatcgggataaccaatccatccccacgatcaCTTGGAATTCCCCCATCGACATCGGAATCAAGTCTATTGTGTATTCTTCGTCATCAATGCTCattttacagttttcacatacgTCATAAACAATAAAGCTCTTGTTATTACCTAgctctacttctaaaggcataggtaattttgttagaacaaatgaaggatgccgaataaatccatatgaaataaaggatttattcgcacccgtatcaaataacacacgtgcgggaatcGAGTTTAtagtaaatatacctgagaccacgtcaggttcgactTTTGCT comes from the Helianthus annuus cultivar XRQ/B chromosome 4, HanXRQr2.0-SUNRISE, whole genome shotgun sequence genome and includes:
- the LOC110931295 gene encoding uncharacterized protein LOC110931295, with translation MADGGNAVPRVTEQIREVIAEEVGKEIENSLSGFIDKIQNTVLSIVDERIKKLEDDANLTKEKSGGRKPCSYKEFMACKPPVYNGEVDPIVCQRWLSDIEGVFERTHCDENDYVAYEVELGNNKSFIVYDVCENCKMSIDDEEYTIDLIPMSMGEFQVIVGMDWLSRYHAKVVCFRKEIKLTTPSGKQVTIYGEKGSNPVLCSMLEAHKLMKHGCKAYMVYASESEKEPLKIGDVPVVRDYEDVFPEELPGIPPERDVEFGINEAEHVHHLQEVLETLRREKLYAKFTKCTFWLREVQFLGHIISADGVLVDPSKVEAVSKWNTPRNPSEIRSFLGLAGYYWRFIQDFSKIALPLTKLTRKEEKFVWGVEQEEAFQTLKEKSTQAPVLTLPEGVDDMVVYSDASYHASIGMTPFEMLYGRKCRTPVCWGEVGPRELARQDIIRATNEKIDVVRAHLKVAQDRQKSYADKRRRPIEFRVGDKVMLKVSPWKGVIRFRKRGKLSPRFIGPFSIVERVGKVAYRLELPEELSGIHSTFHVSHLRKCLADETTYIHYDDIEVDDKLNYVVKPIAILDRKVKTLRNKEINQVKVKWEHRKGSDTTWESEEEMQRLYPTLFGT